GCCTAACCCAAGAGGAGTTTGCAGAGGTAGAGAGCCTCATCAAAACCTACCACAAACTCGAGCCGTCGCCAAACACATGCACGTCGCTAATAGCACAGAAAATCGACGCCCCGGCCAGCCACGTCTGGCCTCTGGTTCGAAGCTTCGACAACCCGCAAAAATACAAGCACTTCATCAAAAGCTGCAACATGAAAGGTGACGGCGGCGTCGGGAGCATAAGGGAGGTGACGGTGGTTTCGGGGCTTCCGGCCTCCACGAGCACCGAGAGGCTCGAGATTTTGGACGACGAGAAGCACATAATAAGCTTTAGGGTTGTGGGAGGCGAACACAGGCTGAACAATTACAGGTCGGTTACTTCGGTTACTGAGTTCGTTGATGGCAGAGACGGGGTGAGTGATCAGGTGTACTCGATTGTATTGGAGTCTTATATTGTGGACATACCAGAAGGCAACACTGGGGAAGATACGAAGATGTTTGTGGACACTGTGATCAAGTTGAACCTGCAGAAGCTTGGGGTGGTGGCTATGAATTCTGCGCACGGCATTGGAGGACAGGAAATTGAAGAATCTTGAGTTGACACACCAGAttatgtttttagtttttttctttttttggttctttttttcaacttttagTGGTTAGCATTGTTGTTTGTTGTTCCCtcctttgattttcttttctttttttgggttttttattcACTTGGTACAGTtgggatttgattaattaatgtactttttttttttttagtttggtTGGGTCATTGGGGTGGATTATATTGTTATGgggatattatttttatatcttatcatttttctcttcaataaattaaaaaagcaAAGGCACTTTGTTAGTTGGTTTCAATTCAATGTATTAGTTTAT
The window above is part of the Prunus dulcis chromosome 1, ALMONDv2, whole genome shotgun sequence genome. Proteins encoded here:
- the LOC117615103 gene encoding abscisic acid receptor PYL2, which gives rise to MDASQAPPYGLTQEEFAEVESLIKTYHKLEPSPNTCTSLIAQKIDAPASHVWPLVRSFDNPQKYKHFIKSCNMKGDGGVGSIREVTVVSGLPASTSTERLEILDDEKHIISFRVVGGEHRLNNYRSVTSVTEFVDGRDGVSDQVYSIVLESYIVDIPEGNTGEDTKMFVDTVIKLNLQKLGVVAMNSAHGIGGQEIEES